Genomic window (Chionomys nivalis chromosome 7, mChiNiv1.1, whole genome shotgun sequence):
GGCCACCCTTACAAGCTAGCTAGTCTCTGCACAGATGGAAACATTAGTGGCATTCCTAATACtctgaaatttttaatttgttctgaCAATGAAACTAACACAACGTAAGACTTACTCAAGCCCTCAGACGAGGCAAGACATTTATGGCCCTTGGAGGAGGCACCAAGGCAGCAGCTGGCAGGGGCATTGGCGGATTCTTGGGAAGGAGTGTAACAGACAGCCGAGCTAAGAGGTTTCAGGTGTCAGGGCCcaagagagaggtggggatgaGGATGACCCGGCCCTGGTGCTTAAAGACAGAAAACTGAGGAGATGCctgagggcagggcaggggcaggATGCTTGTCCCCCATTTAGCCCTACAGGATCTGGGAGCACAGAAGATGAGTGAAACAGCCTGGGAGGAGAGCAAGTgcagggaagaggaagtgaagggTCCCTGGGTCTGAGTTAAGCTCTGGGCTTGGACTTCAGCCTCGGGGCTAAAGCAAATGTCTCTTCCTTCTAAGGAGGTCCCCAGCTCACAGAACAGGATGTCAGCTTTCCGGTCTGTCCAAGTCCCTGGTGACTGGGACTCCCTGTGTCTCAAAAGCCACAAAAACAGTGAAGTCTCTTCAGAATGTCCTTTCAAGCAGCGGGCAGCCAGCTCTGCCAGCATAATGTCCTTTCTACCCAGTCTGCACCCAGAGGTAGGTGCAGATCCTCAGGAAGGGCCCCCAAGgctcacaccccacccccactggagGATGCAGGCTGCATTGGCTCAAAACTCCCAGTCATCCacctccaggtcttccaggttTGTCACCAGGCCAAAGAGTCCACTGTGATCCTGAGTCTGGCTGCCCTCAAAGTTGGTGATAGGGGTGACAGGGCGAAGCAATTCGGGCAAGGCCTCTGAGGCACGTCGCTTGATCTGAGGGAGAGAGACAAGTTGGAGGGTAGATCCTACAACTCAGGACACTACAGGACGTTCAGTTACCAGACCAGGGTTCCTGTCTCGTGGTGCCCTGGAgccaaaaaagaaaggcaggcgAGTGCCTCAAAGGGCTTCAAAAACACAGTATTCCTCTAGTTCAATCAGGCAGAGGAAGAACACCTACCCCCTCACAAAGGGGTCGGAGGTGAGGGGGTGCCTACAACCACAGAGCAGCAGCAGGGTGGGAACCAGGGGGAAGCTTCCATACCTGCTTGAAGAAGGAGTGGTTCAGGAGGGTGCTGGCGTTCGGcctgaagagaaaaggaaagagactcACACGACCCCTGGGCTCAGCTGTCCAAACCCTGACACTCACCCTCTCCTCCGAGACCCTCCAACTCTTCCCTCAGCTCTCCCACCCAGGCCGGCTTCTTAGCAGAAAGCTGGTTCTTCTCACACTGGGGCCACGCACGCCTCTGGGAATCCAGATCTCTACCTAAGAGCTGGCCTCCCTGCTGGGTGTAAACCCCAAGCTCCCCGTCCCCGGAAACTCATCTGAGGGCCAGCAGAGTACCTTGCATCAGGGCTGCGCTGAAGGCACTGCTCCACAAAGTGGTGGAAGTGGGGGGAGAAGGTTCGGTGGTACGGGTGGGAAGGCGAGTCACCATTGGAAGGCCGGAGGCTGCCAGTGGCCAGGCTGTCGTTCAGGCAAGGGTTGGCAATGGAACGTGAGGGGCTCATGGTCAGCTCCTCGGCTGGGATGGTGCTGGTGTCCAGGAGGCAGGGCACTGTGCCATTCAGCTTCTCCAGCAGCATCTGGTGAAGAGACAGATCTGGGCTGTGCTCTCGCTCCCTCAACAAATGGGATCTCTGGGAGTGAAGATCAAAGTTGGggctgggggttggagagatggctcagtggttaagagcattgcctgctcttccaaaggtcctgagttcaattcccggcaaccacatggtggctcacaaccatctgtaaagaggtctggcgccctcttctggccttcaggcatacacacagacagaatattgtatacaaaataaatatttttatttatttatttattatttattatgtatacaatagtctatctgtgtgtatgccgaaggccagaagagggcaccagacctcattacagatggttgtgagccaccatgtggttgccgggaattgaactcaggacctttggaagagcaggcaatgctcttaaccactgagccatctctccagccctaaatatttttttttttaaaaaaaaaaacaaagttggggCTGGGTAGGGTTATGACAATCTGACACTAAcaagagtcatctgagagaagggagcctcagagggcattttctcaagacagggtttctctgtgcagccctgctggcctcaaactcacagagatctgcctgcctctgtctccagagtgctgggattaaaggcgtgtgccaccaatggccagtgggcattttcttttttttccaaatataactttattttgttgactctttttcttttaaatgtgcaTTGCAGTTTTGCCATGAGTGTTgagtcccctagaactggaattacagtcatgagccgccatgtggatggtgggaattgaacctggatcctctggaagagcaggcaatgctcttaaccagagacatctctccagcccactgggcattttttaaattagtagctgatgggggagggtccagcccattgagAGTagtgggttctataagaaagcaggctgagcaagccaataaaTAGCATTCCtcatagcctctgcttcagttcctgcctccaggctcctggccTGCctcccctcagtgatgggctgtttCCTGGAAGTGCGGCCATGGCGTTCCACCACAGCAGTGAACACCCTCAGACATCATGTAAAGCTGGCTTTTGCAAAGGAACACTGGCCACTGGCTGGCAGTGAAGGCACATGGGAGGAGGGGCTACAAGTGCCCTCCACCAGGGCTGAACTGAAGAGCTCAGCTTCCTCTCGCCTTTGACAAGGCATGGACCTCCTCTGACTATAGAGCCCGCTCTTGAGCACAGCGGTGGAGCAACATCAATCTCTGTGAAGCCCAGCACCACTCTGCCAGGCCCAGATGGGTTCAGTGGAGTCCACAATGTGGCATCTGCAGTGCAGCACCTGGGCTGATGACAATGCTGCACCTGGGCAGACCCCACCTGGGCAGACCCCACCTGGGCAGACCCCACCTGGGCAGACCCCACCTGGGAGGCTGTTTCAAAGCCGTCAAGCTTGGTACATGCAAAACCAGCCACACCTTGAAGGCAGCTACCTTTTTATGTGACCCCAGGAACATCCTGAGCAACCCAAACAGAACTTGGAGCTGTCTCTGGGATGGTGCTAATATGGGAGCCTCTAACAACGTTACTATTTAAGTTAGCCTTAAATTCAGTCCCTCCATCTCTGTGGCCACATTTTAAGTGATCACTGTACCAAGTGGCCAGTGGCTCCCTTATTGTAGAAACTGTAGGGACAGACACTTCCAGTGTGGACAATGTTGCTTCTGGACCTGAACCACTAACTAGGTTCACACTAAGTTTATACTAACTGGGTTTTAACTAACTAGCTCAAACTAACTAGGTCCACACTAACCAGGCTCACACTAACTAGGCCCAAACTAACTAGGCTCACAGTAACTAGGCCCACACTACGCTCACATTAATTAGCTAACCATATTATTCCTTCTTGAGCAGATCCTGTTAatcaattatttttcttacacaattctctttccttccttccttttctttttgagatacggtttctctgtgtagctctggctctcctggaacttgctctatagaccaggctggccttgaactcaagagatccgcctgcctctgcctcccaagtgctgggattaaaggcacgagccaccactgcccagcacacatTTCTTATACGTAGGCTCCACACCCTAATTTTTCTATCAGAGCTAAATTAAGCTAAGATCGAGGATGGATAGTTCTGAATCGCCTTTCGGATAGACAGATGGTCAGATAATCTGCTGTCGTCACCCCTATGTGTATCTCCGGCACTTCCCTATTCTTTGGGACATGAACCAAAGACCCTAGAGATCACACAGGGTGTGCTCTTGCTTCCTTCTCCAGCCTCATCCCCCAGCAGTCGTGTACAATTCTGTGCTGTGCCCAGATCTAGTTCTTTGTTAGCACACGTATGTATGTTGCTGGAAACTGGTCAGGATTCGTGatattctaggcaagcactctactgtggtgaaatattacttttaactatgtaaagatgtgctacatttgtttatgttgcggAGTATTGCTTTAACTATGGGAAGGTGTGCTACAttagcttttgctttgttttttgttgtttttttaaaaatatttatttatttatttattatgtatacaatattctgtgtgtatgcctgaaggccagaagagggcgccagatctctttacagatggttgtgagccatcatgtggttgctgggaattaaactcaggacctttggaagagcaggcaatgctcttaaccactgagccatctctccagcccgcttcTGCTGCTTTGTTAACTATGTAAAGGCGTTACATTTGCTTGTGCTACATTTGTCTAATtacgtaaagatgtgttgctgtttcaccatGCCTCTCTAaagcacctgactggtctaataaagagctgaacaggcagagaaagactaGGCAGGCTGGTGGACaaagagagtaagtaggaggaaaaCTCTAGGAAGAGAGAACGaaggagaaacagaggaagacGCCCAGTCAGCAGACAGAGTAGGACAcacaaaaaggtaaaaagccccagaGCAAAAtgcagataaagagaaacagattaaaataagagctagcctggtctacaagagctagttccaggacaggctccaaaaaaaccacagagaaaccctgtcttgaaaaaccaaaataaataaataaaaataaataaaataaaataagagctaactaagaccaagcattcatacctaataagtctctgtgtcatgtaTGAtgtgggaactggttggtggccaAAGAAAAAGCCAGGTacaccctaccactgagctacacttctGTCAAGGGCAGGCTTCTGTTCCTGCTCtcgttctttctttttaatgtggttttttgagacagggtttctctatgtagccctagctatcctggaactcactctgtagaccaggctggccttgaactcacagagatcctacggcttctacctcccaagtgctgggattaaaggcgtgtgcactactgcctggcctattcCCGCTCTTTATATGGTCAACTGCTGTTCGCTTTTAAGGTtagatcaggggctggagagaggactcagtagttaagaaagcTTGCTGCTCTtactgagaacctgagtttggttactGGCATCCATGTTGGGTTGCTTTCTACTgtctgactccagttccaggagctctgtcgccctcttctgaactccttaggcaaccacacatacataacatgtgtgtgcatgtgtgtgcacataattttttttaagtattatcaCCCCCTAGAAGTTCCTTTGGTCTCTGCTCAAGGTAGCTGACTCAGCCATTCTCTAGCTTCAGCCTGCGACCCCAAGGTGAGCGATCTGTGAGCCTGAGGGGAGGCCTGCTCCCAGTTCTAGGTCTTGTTCCTGAAGATTCAGGTGACACTCGCCCAGACAATCCCAACTCCATTTCCTGGGTGTAATAGGGCCTGGACAAGTTTCTtctctgggtctgtctgtctAAGAGCAGACTACACCACTGGCCGTGACctacaggcaggcatggcagggGTGTGAACATAAGCTGGACTCAGAATGCAGGTTCTAAAAGTGTGTGCCAGAATACAGTGGCACAATACTCAGAGATGCCTGAGAATTTGAAACTGGACACTGATCATCTAGTTGTACTTAGGAAGGAAGACAACAAATCTGATGAGTTTATAAGGATGGGGAAGCTTAGCTAggcacggtggtgcatgcctataaacACAAAACTTAGAaagtgaggcagaaggattgctctAAGTTTGATACTAGCCTGAGCTACGCAAGAGGCTATTCCACAAAACAAAGCATAACAGAATGGTCAGTGACATTCACAGTCTGCAGAGCCATGCAATGTCCAGTGTGATGTGGCCTCTCTGCACTGCCCTACTCGCCCCACCCCATGGGTTGGGCTCGGCAACCACAACATTCACCAGCAGAGAAGGGAACAAAGAATTGCACAAGCGCCCTCCACCAAGCGGGTGGGAAACTTCTTGAAGCAAAAAGACTGACTCTAATACATTAGTGACCACGGTCAGTGTCCCAGTGTGGCGGTAAGCAGTGGGCATCTGTGGAAGGCAGGcagcagagaaggaagggaacacTAGTCTACAGGCTCACCTGAGTGGCAGGCATATCCTTGAAGGGGACATGGCCATTAGCTAGTTCACACGCTGTGATCCCCACACTGTAGATATCAGACTTGGCATCATAACCCTGAAGATTCTAAGTCGGAAGAAAAAAGGCACAGGTGATCCATTTGCAGACCTGCTCTGAGGAGGTGAATGCCCGTCACAGTCAGGACCAGACACTGACCATGCTCTTCACCTTCCACTGCAGGGAATTGCTGTGTGAGGAGAGCCAACGTCTGGCGCTGCTGCAAAATGAGCAGGCACACTGGCATGGGTATGCCCGCTATGCACAGAGATCCAGAGCACCAAATATTTCCAGAATGTTCTCTATCTTTAGGGTGCTAAGTGTCCCTGAGGCAGACACTAGGGTCAGGTTGGGGACCCCACACATCCACAGCTGCCAGGAATGGGTGCTATGGGACACCTGGCCAACAGGGGCTCTTCCCTCCAGAACCTCTTACTCTACCAGAAACAGGGAGAAGCCCCATCCCAGCAAATTCCTGGGCTTCCTTAGGAGATTATGAGTGGGTGGGAGAAAGGGGCTCCTTGGGCCCAAGGACACAGACCTGCTGGAGAACTTCTGGGCTGAGCCACGGCAGGACCTTGACACTGTATTTTGGAAAATCATGGACTGCACGCTGCCGCTGCCCATGGCTGATCATGCTGAGGTTGCTGCGTAGACCGGACAGGTAGACCTTCCCATCCGTAGAAATCAGAATGTGGCTGGCCTTGACACTCCTGCAGGGAGGTGAAGACAGTGTCACACACGGTCATGATGCTACAGATCTGCAGTCTCCAAATATTAGACCTGGTCAGCTCTCACCCATATCGCATGCATATAAGTGCATCTCATACATACATAAAggtatttatgaatattttcaaaCATACCTGAAAACAAGAAAGTAACATGCCCTATTCATGcatgtttgggttttcttttttaagatttatttattatgtacacagtatgtacatgtatgtctccatgccagaagagggcaccagatctcattacagatggctgtgagccacgatgtggttgctggaaattgaactcaggacttctggaagagcagccagtgctcttaacctctgagccatctctccagcccaacattaGATTTGTTTGTTCTGGGTTTTCAGACAGGGTTCTCTCTgtaatcctgactgtcctgaaacctactctgtagaccaggctggccttgaactcatagagattcacctgcttctgccgcctccagagtactgggattaaaggagtgtgccaccatacccagtcatttgatttaaacaaacaaacaaacaaacaaacaaaaaaggtttctttttatttatttatttttttaaatttatttatttattatgtatacaatattctgtctgtgtgtatgtctgcaggccagaagagggcgccagacctctttacagatggttgtgagccaccatgtggttgctgggaattgaactcaggacctttggaagagcaggtaatgctcttaaccactgagccatctctccagccccttctttttatttttaatcatgagcacatgtgtctgtctgtgggtgtgtatgtgcataagGAGGCTAGAAGACagtatcagatccctggagctggagttgtaggcagtAGTGAGATACCAATGtagagctgggaaccaaactcaagtcttctgcaGAATTAGTAGActctcataaccactgagctgtctctccagcttaaagacttatttatgttagttgtgtgtgtgtgtgtgggagtggctatgtgcatatatgcctgcaggggCCCGAGTTGTCGGAgctcttggagctggaattacagacaattgtgaaccacccaatgtgggtgctgagtcctctacaagagcggtatgtactcttaactgctaagccatctctctagcccctatatgttattatattttaaaacttactaTGTGCCTAGAACCAAAGTGCCCTCTAAATTTGTATCTTTATATCTGcagattagtgcagctctcaagcttcatcagagaggtttctttGTGTCATGGATGATGACTAATGGCAAAACTGACAGCTGGTCAAAGTGCAGTTAGTGTCTAGGGACATCTGTGTCACTCTCCTCCCACCAGGGCTCCAGGACCATTGCAAAgagagggatggaaagatggtaagagccagaggtggagccaggcagtggtggcgcacgcctttaatcccagcactcgggaggcagaggcaggtggatctctgtgagttcgagaccaacctggtctataagagctagttccaggacagggtccaaagttacagtgaaaccctgtcttgaaaaaacaaacaaacaaaagagccagaggtaggGAAGACCTGACCAAAACTGTCCTCTGGACACAACCTGACCACTGCACTCATGACCTCACAGAAGGTGTGGCTGCCTGCATAGGACCCAAGAAGACTGAGCCAGTTAGCATTCGAGCTTTTCGAGAGAAAGGGGCTCAAGAGCCCTCACCCTTAGCTGAGAGGTTGATGGCTTTTgggagaggaagagtcagttttatTTAACAGTGTGGCCCCTAGCATGTTATGGTGGATGGGTccagccagcctggaactcattatgtaatcTAGGCTGGCCCCAAAGACTGAATGCTCTGATGTCTGCCTCTTACAGGCATATAAGATAaaccaatgtttttttttttatttgtttgtttgtttttggtttttcgagacagggtttctctgtggttttggagcctgtcctggaactagctcttgtagaccaggctggcctcgaactcacagagatccgcctgcctctgcctcccaagtgctgggattaaaggcgtgcgccaccactgcccggctagaccaatgatttttatctgtttgcttttgagacagggtttctctatgtagctctggctgtccaggaactcaatatgtagaccaggctggccttgaactcagatctgctcCTAATACTTTTACTTTCTGTTCTTGAGAAGTGCATGGGTATGCTTTAAATTTATCTAATCCTCTCTGTTAAGCAATTCACTCCTTTCTCACTCAGTGCTGACTTCAAGGGACCTACCATTTCCATTTTCCAGGGAGAGACACTCAAGATACTTCTACTCAGTACAAATCCAACAGCAGTCAGCATGCGGCAGATGTCAGCATGCGGCAG
Coding sequences:
- the Strada gene encoding STE20-related kinase adapter protein alpha isoform X2, giving the protein MSFLRWVSEKFIVEGLRDLELFGEQPPGGTRRKANEASSESIASFSKPENMGSFLPEGGCYELLTIIGKGFEDLMTVNLARYKPTGEYVTVRRINLEACSNEMVTFLQGELHVSKLFSHPNIVPYRATFISDNELWVVTSFMAYGSAKDLIGTHFMDGMNELAIAYILQGVLKALDYIHHMGYVHRSVKASHILISTDGKVYLSGLRSNLSMISHGQRQRAVHDFPKYSVKVLPWLSPEVLQQNLQGYDAKSDIYSVGITACELANGHVPFKDMPATQMLLEKLNGTVPCLLDTSTIPAEELTMSPSRSIANPCLNDSLATGSLRPSNGDSPSHPYHRTFSPHFHHFVEQCLQRSPDARPNASTLLNHSFFKQIKRRASEALPELLRPVTPITNFEGSQTQDHSGLFGLVTNLEDLEVDDWEF
- the Strada gene encoding STE20-related kinase adapter protein alpha isoform X1, which gives rise to MSFLVSKPERIRRWVSEKFIVEGLRDLELFGEQPPGGTRRKANEASSESIASFSKPENMGSFLPEGGCYELLTIIGKGFEDLMTVNLARYKPTGEYVTVRRINLEACSNEMVTFLQGELHVSKLFSHPNIVPYRATFISDNELWVVTSFMAYGSAKDLIGTHFMDGMNELAIAYILQGVLKALDYIHHMGYVHRSVKASHILISTDGKVYLSGLRSNLSMISHGQRQRAVHDFPKYSVKVLPWLSPEVLQQNLQGYDAKSDIYSVGITACELANGHVPFKDMPATQMLLEKLNGTVPCLLDTSTIPAEELTMSPSRSIANPCLNDSLATGSLRPSNGDSPSHPYHRTFSPHFHHFVEQCLQRSPDARPNASTLLNHSFFKQIKRRASEALPELLRPVTPITNFEGSQTQDHSGLFGLVTNLEDLEVDDWEF
- the Strada gene encoding STE20-related kinase adapter protein alpha isoform X4, which codes for MSFLANEASSESIASFSKPENMGSFLPEGGCYELLTIIGKGFEDLMTVNLARYKPTGEYVTVRRINLEACSNEMVTFLQGELHVSKLFSHPNIVPYRATFISDNELWVVTSFMAYGSAKDLIGTHFMDGMNELAIAYILQGVLKALDYIHHMGYVHRSVKASHILISTDGKVYLSGLRSNLSMISHGQRQRAVHDFPKYSVKVLPWLSPEVLQQNLQGYDAKSDIYSVGITACELANGHVPFKDMPATQMLLEKLNGTVPCLLDTSTIPAEELTMSPSRSIANPCLNDSLATGSLRPSNGDSPSHPYHRTFSPHFHHFVEQCLQRSPDARPNASTLLNHSFFKQIKRRASEALPELLRPVTPITNFEGSQTQDHSGLFGLVTNLEDLEVDDWEF
- the Strada gene encoding STE20-related kinase adapter protein alpha isoform X3 translates to MSFLVSKPERIRANEASSESIASFSKPENMGSFLPEGGCYELLTIIGKGFEDLMTVNLARYKPTGEYVTVRRINLEACSNEMVTFLQGELHVSKLFSHPNIVPYRATFISDNELWVVTSFMAYGSAKDLIGTHFMDGMNELAIAYILQGVLKALDYIHHMGYVHRSVKASHILISTDGKVYLSGLRSNLSMISHGQRQRAVHDFPKYSVKVLPWLSPEVLQQNLQGYDAKSDIYSVGITACELANGHVPFKDMPATQMLLEKLNGTVPCLLDTSTIPAEELTMSPSRSIANPCLNDSLATGSLRPSNGDSPSHPYHRTFSPHFHHFVEQCLQRSPDARPNASTLLNHSFFKQIKRRASEALPELLRPVTPITNFEGSQTQDHSGLFGLVTNLEDLEVDDWEF
- the Strada gene encoding STE20-related kinase adapter protein alpha isoform X5, producing MGSFLPEGGCYELLTIIGKGFEDLMTVNLARYKPTGEYVTVRRINLEACSNEMVTFLQGELHVSKLFSHPNIVPYRATFISDNELWVVTSFMAYGSAKDLIGTHFMDGMNELAIAYILQGVLKALDYIHHMGYVHRSVKASHILISTDGKVYLSGLRSNLSMISHGQRQRAVHDFPKYSVKVLPWLSPEVLQQNLQGYDAKSDIYSVGITACELANGHVPFKDMPATQMLLEKLNGTVPCLLDTSTIPAEELTMSPSRSIANPCLNDSLATGSLRPSNGDSPSHPYHRTFSPHFHHFVEQCLQRSPDARPNASTLLNHSFFKQIKRRASEALPELLRPVTPITNFEGSQTQDHSGLFGLVTNLEDLEVDDWEF